TTCAGAAAAGGGAGGTCTTCCTCAGAAAGAAGCCCCAGAATCTGCTGCTGAACTCGCTGAAGTCTAAGAGCTCAAGCGGTTACCGTTTTAGAGGTGAGATATGACGATCTTCGACTTTATTGCATTTGGTTCGATTATCCTCCTTCTCGCCTCTGTTGGCATCTATAAGTCTAGAGCGATTCGCTCTGAATCCTCCTACCTATTTGGAGAGAGAAAGATAGAGTGGGCAGCTCTCACGGCAACACTTGTCATGACTGAATTTAACAGCGCCACCCTAATCTCTTTCTCCTCATTGGGATATGCAGCGGGATTCTGGGCCCTAATCATCCCATGTATTTTTCTTATCGGCCTTCTTTTTTATGCCCTTACGGTCGCAAAAAAGTGGAAGGCCTTTGATGGCGTCTCAGTAGCTGGTTTTTTTAGCCAGCGCTACGGGGAGGGCCTAGGCAGATTTGCAAGCCTGCTACTGCTACTTGCGATGTCGGGATTTAGCGCTGCCTACATCAAATCATTGTCTCTTTTGTTTCTACCGCTCTTTCCTCAACTGAACCAGTGGCTGCTCAGCACGCTTCTTCTTTTAATCATTTTTCTCATGAGCCTAAGGGGAGGTCTTCTCGCAATCATACGCACCGATCTTTTAAGCCTCCTTCTCATGGTCTTATTTTTTCCTCTTGTAGCGCTATTTATGTGGAAGAGCCCCTCTCTTCCAGATCCTTCTTACTCTTTACCCTCTCTAGCTGAATCTCAAGCTATACTACCCCTACGTTTTGTCTTTTCTCTGACGATCTTGACGATGTTCACGTATATTCTTGCCCCCTGGTACGGGCAGAAGATCTTCGCTGCAAAATCTGGCAGAGTAGCCTTTTGGGCAGTAGTCTCTTCGGCTGTTCTTGTTTTTCTTCTGTATAGCTCTGCCATTCTATCCACAGCATTTTTGCGCTACCGGGGCTTCTCTTTTCACTCATCCGAGCAGGCTCTTCCTTATCTAATCAATAAGTGCCTACCTCTGGGAATAAGGGGAGCAGCCTATGCGCTTCTCTTTGCAACTTCTGCTACAACTCTTACGGGGGTGTGGAGTGCAATGTCGGCTATGTGGATTGGGGATTTCTTAAAACAGCACTCTTCAGAAAAGCAGCGCGACTACAAACGAAGCGCAGTTGCGACCCTATGTTTTGCAGCGATCTCCCTTCTATTGGCAAATACTCTTGTTGATCGCGTGTTTGATAAGCTGATCTTGGCAAATATCCCCATTGCCGCTCTCTCCTTTGGGCTGCTCGCAGGATTCTACTGGAAAAGAGCATCTCGTTTAGGAGCCTATCTTAGCATAGCAATGGGGTGCGCGACAGGAGTGGGATTCTATCTGATTTATGGAGAAGCAGGAGGCTATACCTGGTACTGGGCAGTTTTAGGAATTCCTCTTACATTTGCAACCGGTATCGCCACCTCTCTTCTACCATCCAAAAAGCTCTCTACTTCTTACCCCAGACCTCTTTGAGTCTCTGATCGCGTCCACAATTGTAACGGTAAAATTTATACCGCCCGGGATTCTTCTTGTAATACTC
This Chlamydiales bacterium DNA region includes the following protein-coding sequences:
- a CDS encoding sodium:solute symporter; amino-acid sequence: MTIFDFIAFGSIILLLASVGIYKSRAIRSESSYLFGERKIEWAALTATLVMTEFNSATLISFSSLGYAAGFWALIIPCIFLIGLLFYALTVAKKWKAFDGVSVAGFFSQRYGEGLGRFASLLLLLAMSGFSAAYIKSLSLLFLPLFPQLNQWLLSTLLLLIIFLMSLRGGLLAIIRTDLLSLLLMVLFFPLVALFMWKSPSLPDPSYSLPSLAESQAILPLRFVFSLTILTMFTYILAPWYGQKIFAAKSGRVAFWAVVSSAVLVFLLYSSAILSTAFLRYRGFSFHSSEQALPYLINKCLPLGIRGAAYALLFATSATTLTGVWSAMSAMWIGDFLKQHSSEKQRDYKRSAVATLCFAAISLLLANTLVDRVFDKLILANIPIAALSFGLLAGFYWKRASRLGAYLSIAMGCATGVGFYLIYGEAGGYTWYWAVLGIPLTFATGIATSLLPSKKLSTSYPRPL